Proteins from one Acidimicrobiales bacterium genomic window:
- a CDS encoding 2,4'-dihydroxyacetophenone dioxygenase family protein, giving the protein MAITEINVPEAVHIGVDDLPFVEIGGGNMLRVLQVDEKEGLWIIENIFQKGFSVQTHRHTGPVWGYTVSGGWKYKEYDYVNRAGSFLYEPAGSVHTLECIEDDTRVWFHMYGVNLNLDAEGNVESVADGAGSLAFYLAMCEQQGLGRPAVVIG; this is encoded by the coding sequence ATGGCCATCACCGAGATCAACGTCCCCGAAGCCGTCCACATCGGTGTCGACGACCTGCCCTTCGTCGAGATCGGCGGCGGCAACATGCTGCGCGTCCTGCAGGTCGACGAGAAGGAGGGCCTCTGGATCATCGAGAACATCTTCCAGAAGGGCTTCTCCGTGCAGACCCACCGCCACACCGGTCCGGTCTGGGGCTACACCGTCTCGGGGGGCTGGAAGTACAAGGAGTACGACTACGTCAACCGGGCCGGGTCGTTCCTCTACGAGCCCGCCGGGTCGGTGCACACGCTGGAGTGCATCGAGGACGACACCCGGGTGTGGTTCCACATGTACGGCGTGAACCTCAACCTCGACGCCGAGGGCAACGTCGAGTCGGTGGCCGACGGCGCCGGGAGCCTGGCCTTCTACCTGGCCATGTGCGAGCAGCAGGGCCTGGGTCGACCGGCCGTCGTCATCGGCTGA